The proteins below come from a single Serratia ficaria genomic window:
- a CDS encoding RrF2 family transcriptional regulator, with protein MAFITTSVEYGIHCLLWLVGDNQRALSSRELAELQGISPSFLAKIFPKLEKAGIVAASEGVRGGYRLARPADEISFLEIIDAIEGHKPLFDCQEVRGRCAVFDNSPPDWALSGKCAIHAVMLQAEKAMRDALAAQTLGAVATRFGRKAPPGFFSEVNIWMDERMTERTTRSGKPARAKP; from the coding sequence ATGGCCTTTATCACAACCAGCGTTGAATATGGCATCCACTGTTTGCTCTGGCTGGTCGGCGACAATCAGCGCGCCCTCAGCAGCCGCGAGCTGGCGGAACTGCAGGGAATTTCCCCCAGCTTCCTCGCCAAGATCTTCCCGAAGCTCGAAAAGGCCGGGATCGTCGCGGCCAGCGAAGGGGTGCGCGGCGGCTACCGGCTGGCGCGCCCGGCGGATGAGATCAGCTTCCTCGAAATTATCGACGCCATCGAGGGGCACAAACCGCTGTTCGACTGCCAGGAAGTGCGCGGCCGCTGCGCGGTGTTCGACAATTCGCCGCCGGACTGGGCGCTCTCCGGCAAGTGCGCGATCCACGCGGTGATGCTGCAGGCGGAGAAGGCGATGCGCGACGCCCTGGCGGCGCAAACCCTCGGCGCCGTCGCCACCCGCTTCGGCCGCAAGGCGCCGCCGGGGTTCTTCAGCGAGGTCAACATCTGGATGGATGAACGCATGACGGAGCGCACCACCCGCAGCGGCAAACCGGCGCGCGCCAAGCCTTAA